A stretch of the Rosa rugosa chromosome 5, drRosRugo1.1, whole genome shotgun sequence genome encodes the following:
- the LOC133712504 gene encoding uncharacterized protein LOC133712504 yields MATPRSLYRTLLRPFSTTTKPSRHFSDPKKEEAKLAELRRYYNLLVLRRDYVKHVKEVRVKSIMEVELMRLEMLRVDEARKEAQNEQTRRLKAEAVRVRAQKREAAKHETEQALLKQKAEKLENLKKKEMLREEKKREKNGLLRQSSSGIKEP; encoded by the exons ATGGCGACCCCTCGCTCACTCTACCGTACCCTCCTCCGCCCCTTCTCCACAACCACTAAACCCTCTCGCCATTTCTCCGATCCCAAGAAGGAGGAGGCGAAGCTAGCGGAGCTGCGCAGGTACTACAATCTACTGGTGCTGCGCAGAGACTACGTGAAGCATGTGAAGGAGGTCCGCGTCAAGTCCATCATGGAGGTGGAGCTCATGAGGCTCGAGATGCTCCGCGTCGACGAGGCCCGTAAGGAAGCCCAGAATGAGCAGACCAGGAGGCTCAAGGCCGAGGCCGTCAGGGTTCGCGCTCAAAAGCGGGAGGCTGCCAAGCACGAGACGGAACAAGCACTA TTAAAACAGAAAGCAGAAAAGCTTGagaatttgaagaagaaagaaatgcttagggaagaaaagaaaagagagaagaatgGACTGCTGCGGCAGAGTTCCTCTGGGATCAAGGAACCATAA
- the LOC133712974 gene encoding stress response protein NST1-like produces the protein MASSRSSLYRTLRSFSTTTRPSHHNSHHHTHRYTEPSSFIGNWDAPSNPKEAQAKLAHLRRDYAKQVKEIRKEYIKEVELMRLEKLRKDEARKEALRLQNEERKRLKAEAAKVRAQQRQVAEEEFRQTLLKERAEKLENWKMKEMLREEKKKQKNELLRRQSSLWIDEPELEKKMLEAIVDTRPL, from the exons ATGGCGTCCTCCCGGTCTTCACTGTACCGCACCCTCCGCTccttctccaccaccaccagaCCCTCCCACCACAACAGCCACCACCACACTCACCGCTACACCGAGCCGAGCTCCTTCATCGGAAACTGGGACGCGCCGAGCAACCCCAAGGAGGCGCAGGCCAAGCTCGCGCATCTCCGGCGAGACTACGCGAAGCAGGTCAAGGAGATCCGCAAGGAGTACATCAAGGAGGTCGAGCTGATGAGGCTCGAGAAGCTCCGAAAGGACGAGGCCCGTAAAGAAGCCCTCAGGCTCCAGAACGAGGAGCGCAAGAGGCTCAAGGCCGAGGCCGCTAAGGTCCGGGCCCAACAGCGCCAGGTCGCCGAGGAGGAGTTTCGCCAAACCCTA TTAAAAGAAAGAGCAGAAAAGCTTGAGAATTGGAAGATGAAGGAAATGCTTagggaagagaagaaaaaacagaagaatGAACTGCTACGACGTCAAAGTTCCCTATGGATTGATGAACCAGAACTGGAAAAGAAGATGCTTGAAGCCATTGTTGATACCAGACCCCTTTGA
- the LOC133709601 gene encoding probable methionine--tRNA ligase, with product MGDLAVTSKEGPKLPIPGQRNVLITSALPYVNNVPHLGNIIGCVLSADVFARYCRLRGYNTVYICGTDEYGTATETKAMEEKCSPKEICDKYYAIHRQVYEWFNISFDKFGRTSTPEQTEVCQAIFNRLLENNWLSENTMQQLFCDTCTRFLADRLVEGTCPTQGCDYTSARGDQCENCGKLLNPTELKDPKCKVCKSTPRIRDTNHLFLELPLLKDRLEEYINKMSVEGSWSQNAIHSTNAWLREGLKQRCITRDLKWGVPVPHDNFRDKVFYVWFDAPIGYVSITKCYTPDWEKWWKNPEDVELYQFMGKDNVPFHTVMFPSTLLGTGENWTLMKTISVTEYLNYEAGKFSKSKGVGVFGNDAKDTNIPVEVWRYYLLTNRPEVSDTLFTWADLQAKLNSELLNNLGNFINRVLSFVAKPLGQGYDSIIPDAQDAISDPLTEKIAEKVGKCVEQYVEAMEKVKLKQGLKLAMSISSEGNAYLQESQFWKLYQEDQTRCSIVMRTAVGLVHLLACLLEPFMPSFSVEVFKQLNLSPETHISLCDDKGDIDRARRPWEIVPRGHKIGKPEPLFKELNDDEVDSLRKRFAGSQADRKEREEAEAVKLAEQLKKSKVSDKSGKKKQQATKSATEAEISISRLDIRVGLITKAQKHPDADALYVEEIDVGEGQPRTVVSGLVKFIPLEEMQNRKVCVLCNLKPATMRGIKSQAMVLAASNSDHTAVELVDPPKSAQVGERVTFPGFEGEPDDVLNPKKKVWETLQVDLHSNTELVACYKDIPLTTSAGVCTVKSIRGGSIR from the exons ATGGGAGACCTCGCCGTTACTTCCAAGGAGGGCCCTAAGCTCCCCATCCCCGGCCAACGCAACGTCCTCATCACCAGCGCGCTGCCCTACGTCAACAACGTCCCTCATCTCGGCAACATCATCGGCTGCGTTCTCAGCGCCGACGTCTTCGCTCGCTACTGCCGTCTCCGGGGATACAACACCGTCTATATCTGCGGCACCGATGAGTACGGCACCGCCACGGAGACCAAAGCCATGGAGGAGAAGTGTAGCCCCAAGGAGATCTGCGATAA GTACTATGCGATTCATCGGCAGGTGTATGAGTGGTTCAATATTAGTTTTGACAAATTCGGGCGAACTTCGACGCCGGAGCAGACGGAGGTGTGCCAAGCGATTTTCAATAGGCTGCTGGAGAATAATTGGCTTTCTGAGAACACAATGCAGCAG CTATTTTGTGATACTTGCACACGGTTTTTGGCCGACAGGCTCGTGGAGGGAACGTGCCCAACGCAAGGTTGTGATTATACTTCTGCAAGAGGAGATCAGTGTGAGAACTGTGGGAAGCTTTTAAACCCCACAGAATTAAAGGATCCGAAGTGCAAG GTCTGTAAGTCGACTCCACGGATTCGTGATACAAACCATTTGTTTCTGGAACTGCCTTTGCTGAAGGATAGGTTGGAAGAGTATATTAATAAAATGTCAGTGGAGGGGTCTTGGAGCCAGAATGCCATTCATTCAACAAATGCGTGGCTTAGAGAGGGGCTTAAACAACGGTGTATCACCAGGGATCTGAAGTGGGGGGTTCCAGTTCCACATGATAACTTCAGGGACAAG GTTTTCTATGTGTGGTTTGATGCGCCTATTGGATATGTTTCAATTACTAAATGCTACACTCCAGATTGGGAGAAATGGTGGAAGAATCCAGAGGATGTGGAGTTGTATCAGTTTATGGGTAAAGATAATGTGCCATTCCACACG GTGATGTTTCCTTCCACGCTTCTTGGAACTGGTGAAAATTGGACCTTAATGAAGACAATTAGTGTTACTGAATACTTGAACTATGAAGCAG GAAAGTTTTCGAAGAGTAAAGGGGTTGGAGTATTTGGAAACGATGCCAAAGATACAAACATTCCTGTTGAAGTATGGCGATATTACTTGCTAACCAATAGGCCCGAG GTGTCGGATACATTATTTACATGGGCGGATTTGCAAGCGAAGCTCAACAGTGAATTGCTGAATAATTTGGGCAACTTCATTAACCGAGTTTTGAGTTTTGTTGCCAAACCTTTAG GTCAAGGATATGACTCCATTATTCCAGATGCTCAAGATGCCATCTCTGATCCTTTGACAGAGAAAATAGCTGAAAAAGTGGGTAAATGTGTGGAGCAATATGTAGAGGCCATGGAGAAG GTAAAACTAAAGCAAGGACTCAAACTAGCAATGAGCATTTCAAGTGAAGGGAATGCATATCTGCAA GAAAGTCAGTTCTGGAAGCTTTACCAGGAGGATCAAACTCGCTGCTCCATTGTTATGAGAACTGCAGTGGGGCTAGTGCATCTTCTTGCTTGCTTATTAGAACCCTTCATGCCATCTTTTTCTGTTGAG GTATTTAAGCAGCTTAATTTGTCTCCTGAGACGCACATATCACTTTGTGATGATAAAGGTGATATTGATAGGGCAAGACGGCCATGGGAGATTGTACCTAGAGGTCACAAGATTGGGAAACCAGAGCCGTTGTTTAAGGAATTG AATGATGATGAAGTAGATTCTCTAAGGAAGAGGTTTGCTGGAAGTCAGGCCGATAGAAAGGAAAGGGAAGAAGCTGAAGCAGTGAAGTTGGCTGAGCAGCTCAAGAAATCAAAAGTTTCAG ACAAGAGTGGAAAGAAGAAACAACAAGCCACAAAATCTGCAACTGAAGCAGAGATTTCCATATCTAGACTAGATATTCGTGTCGGCCTCATTACAAAAGCTCAGAAGCATCCTGATGCTGATGCACTTTATGTGGAAGAGATTGATGTTGGCGAAGGACAGCCTAGAACAGTTGTCAGTGGACTAGTCAAGTTTATACCTCTTGAAGAAATGCAG AATCGGAAGGTATGCGTCCTTTGCAACCTGAAGCCAGCGACCATGCGGGGTATTAAATCACAAGCAATGGTTCTTGCTGCTTCAAATAGTGACCACACCGCG GTTGAGTTGGTTGATCCACCAAAATCTGCTCAAGTTGGGGAGAGAGTTACATTTCCGGGGTTCGAAGGTGAGCCTGATGATGTGTTGAACCCCAAGAAGAAGGTTTGGGAAACCCTACAGGTTGATTTGCACAGTAACACTGAGCTAGTCGCATGCTACAAAGATATTCCCCTCACTACATCAGCTGGTGTTTGCACTGTTAAATCTATTCGTGGTGGGTCAATTAGGTAG
- the LOC133708855 gene encoding putative disease resistance protein RGA3, with protein MAAEFLLTFAAEGILTKVSSLASQELTLAWGFKAELKKLGNSLSIIQDFLHGAADQKPQDHQGKAVEEWVKKLKDIAHEADDVLDDFNYEVLRRKVELQNHMKRKVLNFLSASNPLLFRLKMAHKIKKINDSLVELKNEAAFINLVAKRRDSSPGGEQLDRDQTDPFFEKDEKVVGREDVVSKIVESLTNSNNPQDLSVMAIVGMAGLGKTTLAKSVYNEPAIDTHFHKKIWVCVSNTFDVDVILSQMLESLTRHIAGMKNRSPLIDSLKDELTGKKYVLILDDVWSEHRSKWESLMSCLSKLNSTPGSSIIITTRSANVASIAETLPRPKLRNLSNDECWSILKQRALNLKVNDVIDADRERIGRAIAEKCGGIPLVAKVLGSIMRSKTSRDEWLAIQNSEIWDLPEEDDRIMSVLKLSFNNLKTSPLKQCFAYCSMLKKDFEIERDNLIQLWMAQGLLQPSTEKNHHEMEDTGKKYFYTLLKNSLFQEVTEGGTITKYTMHDLVHDLAEEVSKSESLTQDLNDTCEVRHVARIRPSTLENMSEVTVRRLQSLFSNDQVSDIIFSKFRALRILNLHRANIQELPISFGKLKHLRYLDVSYSRIKALPKSIGKLYNLQTLRMQETDYLNEVPREMQNLINLRHLYFDKTMEFPAGLLRGLTNLRTLSYFNVGKEMGVGIEELVDLNHLKGELIIRNLENIRDEEEAKKAKLEDKKNVLELSYVWARSRSNPEGLESRPSSNINDENVLEGLKPHTKLESLSIENFMGDKFPSWMMRNPLPLNNLKKVLLFGCSKCEELPILGHLPDLGHVEIYEMHNLKRLGSEFYGYNPRVATREKETTVLFPALKTLSIVGCDELTEWMEAPTSMTSSTTRKVVVFPCLEKLTLGGCPLLRNAPSHFPSLKELSIWGMDSEKPMASICNEVSTLTSLDIGNIKGLTSLSSEMLKKNKNLTSLKIRSCDEMIRIAPNVFGCCANLRELTIQYCKKLEHLAEGLDTLPLLEKLTIRQCPTLEFIPIDRDMASLRELEIKDCDGLSSIGLLDHCTSLQKLEIYRCRNLTSIPISQGLASLRRLDIWKCDGLSSIGILDHCTSLQELEIWGCENLTSIPISQGLASLRKLDIRECGGLTGLPCRIENCPSLQTFCVLECPKLVSISFSTDLNPRLQELSLDCNGLPNLPDFRSFTSLRVLNIYNCGGIPSGIENCTSLQELMISGCSSLETISFTRVVPSLRKLSVSECPKLASISFSTDLNPCLKELRIDDCNGLQSLPDLRSFTSLLVLEIGKCAGIESLVCGFHIPVSLEELRISQCHNLESIPSLDECTSLRQLGVRDCEKLKSLSTGLRCLARLEELDLGPFWEELDSFPDFQAPSQQLGRLALGGWPKLKSLPQQVQHFTSLTWLTIRSFNGVEALPEWLGNLASLKHLTISDCENIKYLPSLKAMQRLTKLYSLQIYRCPLLKERCTEDSGEEWPKICHIPNVYLPDD; from the exons ATGGCAGCTGAATTTCTGCTCACTTTCGCTGCTGAGGGAATTCTGACCAAGGTGTCTTCACTTGCCTCTCAAGAACTCACTCTTGCATGGGGGTTCAAGGCCGAACTGAAGAAGCTCGGGAATTCCTTATCCATCATTCAAGATTTCTTACACGGGGCTGCCGATCAGAAACCACAAGATCATCAGGGCAAGGCAGTAGAGGAGTGGGTCAAGAAACTGAAAGACATAGCTCACGAGGCAGATGATGTTTTGGATGATTTCAACTATGAAGTTCTCCGGCGCAAAGTGGAACTGCAAAACCACATGAAGAGAAAGGTACTCAACTTCCTTTCTGCCTCTAATCCCCTTTTGTTTCGTCTCAAAATGGCGCATAAGATTAAGAAGATCAATGACTCTTTGGTGGAGCTTAAGAATGAGGCAGCTTTCATCAACTTGGTTGCAAAAAGAAGAGATTCAAGCCCTGGAGGGGAACAGCTGGATCGAGATCAAACGGACCCATTTTTTGAGAAGGATGAAAAGGTTGTTGGTAGGGAGGATGTTGTGTCAAAAATAGTTGAGAGCTTGACCAACTCCAACAATCCGCAGGATCTTTCGGTTATGGCCATTGTTGGAATGGCTGGACTGGGAAAGACGACTTTGGCTAAATCAGTGTACAATGAACCTGCCATAGATACACACTTCCATAAGAAAATATGGGTGTGCGTATCTAATACTTTTGATGTCGATGTGATTTTAAGCCAGATGTTAGAATCTCTAACGAGGCATATTGCAGGAATGAAAAATCGAAGTCCATTGATTGATTCTCTTAAAGATGAGTTGACAGGGAAGAAATATGTTCTTATACTAGATGATGTATGGAGCGAGCATAGATCAAAATGGGAGAGTTTGATGAGTTGTTTGTCAAAATTGAATTCTACTCCGGGAAGCAGCATTATCATCACCACCCGCAGTGCCAATGTGGCATCAATTGCTGAAACACTTCCCAGACCTAAACTAAGAAATCTATCAAATGACGAATGTTGGTCCATTTTGAAGCAAAGAGCATTGAATTTGAAGGTGAATGATGTCATTGATGCAGATCGAGAAAGAATTGGGAGGGCGATTGCTGAAAAGTGTGGAGGCATACCCTTAGTGGCAAAG GTTTTGGGAAGCATAATGCGCTCTAAAACTAGTAGAGATGAATGGTTGGCAattcaaaatagtgaaatatgGGACCTACCTGAAGAAGATGATAGAATCATGTCGGTATTGAAGTTGAGTTTTAATAACTTGAAGACATCACCTTTGAAGCAATGTTTTGCATATTGCTCAATGTTGAAGAAAgattttgaaattgaaagagataATTTGATCCAACTTTGGATGGCTCAGGGATTGCTCCAGCCTTCAACTGAGAAAAATCATCATGAAATGGAGGATACAGGCAAAAAATATTTTTATACTCTATTGAAAAACTCCTTATTTCAAGAGGTAACTGAAGGTGGCACTATTACCAAGTACACGATGCACGATCTTGTGCATGATCTTGCAGAAGAAGTATCCAAAAGTGAAAGCTTGACACAAGATTTGAATGATACATGCGAGGTTCGACATGTTGCACGTATTCGGCCTTCAACACTAGAAAACATGTCAGAAGTAACTGTTAGGAGATTGCAATCTCTATTTTCGAATGATCAAGTCTCAGATATCATTTTCTCCAAGTTCAGAGCATTGCGCATCTTAAATTTACACAGGGCAAATATTCAAGAGTTGCCAATTTCATTTGGCAAGTTGAAGCACTTGAGATATCTAGACGTCTCATATTCAAGAATCAAAGCACTTCCCAAGTCAATTGGCAAGCTCTATAACCTTCAAACATTGAGAATGCAGGAAACTGATTATCTCAATGAGGTTCCAAGGGAAATGCAAAACTTGATCAACTTGAGGCATCTTTATTTtgacaagacaatggaattTCCAGCCGGATTATTGCGGGGATTAACTAATCTCCGAACATTGTCTTACTTTAATGTGGGTAAGGAGATGGGTGTTGGAATTGAAGAATTGGTTGACTTGAACCACTTGAAAGGTGAATTAATCATTCGTAATCTGGAAAATATaagggatgaagaagaagcgaaGAAGGCAAAATTAGAGGACAAGAAAAATGTACTGGAGCTAAGTTATGTATGGGCAAGAAGCAGAAGCAATCCAGAAGGTTTGGAGAGTAGGCCGAGCAGCAACATTAATGACGAGAATGTGCTAGAAGGACTCAAACCACATACCAAGTTGGAGAGCTTGAGCATTGAAAACTTCATGGGTGATAAATTTCCTTCATGGATGATGAGAAACCCTTTGCCTCTCAACAATTTGAAGAAGGTCCTCCTTTTTGGCTGTAGCAAATGCGAAGAACTCCCGATACTAGGCCATCTACCGGATCTTGGACATGTCGAGATTTATGAAATGCATAACCTAAAACGCTTGGGAAGTGAATTTTATGGTTATAATCCTCGTGTGGCTACCCGAGAGAAGGAGACAACGGTCTTATTTCCAGCACTGAAAACATTAAGCATTGTAGGGTGCGATGAGCTAACTGAATGGATGGAAGCACCCACAAGTATGACATCGTCAACAACAAGAAAAGTAGTGGTGTTCCCTTGCCTAGAGAAGTTGACTCTCGGGGGTTGTCCCTTATTGAGAAATGCTCCAAGTCATTTCCCATCTCTCAAGGAGTTGTCGATATGGGGCATGGACAGCGAGAAGCCGATGGCAAGTATATGCAATGAAGTGAGCACTCTGACTTCTCTCGATATAGGAAACATCAAGGGGCTTACTTCGCTGTCCTCGGAGATgctgaagaagaacaagaatctCACATCTTTGAAGATCAGGAGTTGTGATGAGATGATTCGTATTGCTCCAAATGTATTTGGCTGCTGCGCAAATCTTAGGGAGCTGACCATTCAGTATTGTAAGAAACTGGAGCATCTAGCCGAGGGTCTAGACACGCTCCCTCTTCTCGAGAAGTTGACCATAAGACAATGTCCTACTCTAGAGTTCATTCCGATTGACCGCGACATGGCATCCCTCCGCGAATTGGAGATTAAGGATTGTGATGGATTATCTAGTATTGGCCTACTCGATCACTGCACCTCTCTACAGAAATTGGAGATATACAGATGTAGAAATCTAACATCCATTCCAATCTCACAGGGCCTTGCCTCTCTCCGCAGATTGGATATTTGGAAGTGTGATGGACTATCTAGTATCGGCATACTCGATCACTGCACCTCTCTACAGGAATTGGAGATATGGGGATGTGAAAATCTAACATCGATTCCAATCTCACAAGGCCTTGCATCTCTCCGCAAATTGGATATTCGGGAGTGTGGTGGGTTAACGGGCCTACCGTGCAGGATTGAAAACTGTCCCTCGCTTCAGACGTTTTGTGTACTGGAATGCCCCAAGCTAGTATCCATTTCATTTTCTACGGATTTGAATCCACGACTCCAGGAGTTGTCTTTGGATTGCAATGGTCTACCAAATCTTCCAGATTTCCGCAGTTTCACTTCCCTCCGTGTATTGAATATTTACAACTGTGGTGGAATACCGAGCGGGATTGAAAACTGCACCTCTCTTCAGGAATTAATGATATCCGGTTGCTCAAGTCTAGAGACCATTTCGTTTACACGCGTCGTCCCATCTCTCCGCAAATTGAGTGTAAGCGAATGCCCCAAGCTTGCATCCATTTCATTTTCTACGGATTTGAATCCATGTCTGAAGGAGTTGCGTATAGATGATTGCAATGGTCTTCAATCCCTTCCAGATCTCCGCAGTTTCACATCCCTACTTGTATTGGAGATTGGAAAATGTGCGGGGATAGAAAGTCTGGTATGTGGGTTTCATATCCCGGTGTCTCTGGAGGAGTTGCGGATTTCTCAATGCCATAACCTAGAGAGTATTCCAAGTTTAGATGAATGCACATCCCTCCGTCAGTTAGGGGTTCGTGATTGTGAGAAATTGAAGTCTCTGTCAACAGGGCTGCGCTGCCTCGCTCGTCTGGAGGAATTGGATTTAGGTCCTTTTTGGGAGGAGCTCGACTCCTTCCCTGATTTTCAAGCTCCATCACAACAACTTGGCAGATTAGCGTTGGGCGGGTGGCCTAAACTCAAGTCTCTTCCTCAACAAGTTCAACACTTCACTTCGCTGACATGGTTGACTATAAGATCTTTCAATGGAGTGGAGGCTTTACCAGAGTGGTTGGGCAACCTTGCATCTCTCAAGCACCTGACTATTTCGGATTGTGAGAATATCAAGTATCTACCTTCACTCAAAGCAATGCAACGCCTCACCAAATTATATAGTCTACAGATTTATAGGTGTCCACTTCTAAAGGAAAGATGCACCGAAGACAGCGGCGAAGAATGGCCCAAGATTTGTCACATTCCAAATGTCTATCTCC ctgATGATTGA